In SAR324 cluster bacterium, a single window of DNA contains:
- the ligA gene encoding protocatechuate 4,5-dioxygenase subunit alpha, protein MALDKPYLDIPGTIIFDAEQARKGYHLNQFCMSLMKAANRERFKADERAYLDEWPMTEEQKQAVLARDLNWCIRTGGNIYFLAKIGATDGKSFQQMAGSMTGMTEEEYREMMIKGGRSPEGNRYLGEDGDAQAHRQPQGYSHHAQAKEM, encoded by the coding sequence ATGGCACTCGACAAACCATATCTCGATATTCCTGGAACTATCATTTTCGATGCAGAGCAGGCTCGCAAGGGCTACCATCTCAACCAGTTTTGCATGTCGCTGATGAAGGCAGCGAACCGGGAACGCTTTAAGGCGGATGAGCGAGCCTACCTGGATGAATGGCCAATGACCGAAGAACAGAAACAGGCCGTTCTGGCCCGTGACCTCAACTGGTGCATTCGTACTGGTGGGAATATCTATTTTCTGGCCAAGATTGGTGCCACGGATGGCAAGAGTTTCCAACAGATGGCTGGTAGTATGACCGGCATGACCGAAGAGGAGTATCGAGAGATGATGATCAAGGGGGGCCGTTCTCCCGAGGGTAACCGTTATCTCGGCGAAGACGGTGACGCCCAAGCTCATCGTCAGCCCCAGGGGTATTCTCATCATGCCCAAGCCAAGGAGATGTGA